TTCTTTCTCACTTCATCTTTGGTGTTCTTATTATACAAAATTTTCTGGAAAAGATAAAAAAAATGGTCTTCTATTTTATATTTATCAAAAATAGAAGAAATTCTAGTCATATAAATACGAAAAGAACCCACAATTCATTGTGAGTTCTTTTGCTTTCGTTTTAGTCTTCAGATGATTCCACAATTGCTTCATCAACAGCAATGTTTTCAATAACTTCAACTTCGTTAACTGAAAGTGGTTCAATGTTACGGTAACGAGCCATACCTGTACCAGCAGGGATAGTCTTACCAATGATAACATTTTCTTTAAGACCAAGGAGATGGTCTTTCTTACCACGGATAGCTGCATCTGTAAGGACACGTGTTGTTTCTTGGAAGGAAGCCGCTGACAAGAATGAATTTGTTTCAAGTGAGGCTTTAGTAATACCAAGAAGGACTGGACGAGATGTTGCAGGAACACCACCAGAGATAACAATATCCTTGTTAGCATCTGTGAAGTCAGAAATATCCATAAGTGTACCTGGAAGAAGATCTGTATCACCTGGATCCATAACACGTACTTTACGAAGCATTTGACGAACCATTACTTCGACGTGTTTGTCACCGATTTCTACCCCTTGGCTACGGTAAACTTTTTGTACTTCTGCAAGAAGATAAGTTTCAACTGACAAGGTATCACGTACTTCAAGGAGACGTTTAGGTTGGATTGAACCTTCTGTCAAGGCCGCACCACGGTGTACTTCGTCACCCACTTCAACTTTCATACGAGCTGTAAATGGAACAACGTATTCACCCATTCCAGTCTTACCTTGAACGAAGACTTTCTTAGTACGTGTTGCAGCATCTTCTTCGATTTCAATAACAGTACCCTTAACTTCAGTGATAACCGCTTCCCCTTTAGGGTTACGTGCTTCAAAGATTTCCTGGATACGTGGAAGACCCTGTGTGATATCGGTATTTGAGGCTACCCCACCGGTGTGGAAGGTACGCATAGTAAGCTGTGTACCAGGTTCCCCGATAGATTGAGCGGCGATAGTACCAACTGCTTCACCAACTTCAACCGCATCACCTGTTGCCAAGTTGATACCATAACAGTGACGGCAGACACCGTGACGTGTGTTACATGTAAAGACTGAACGGATAGTTACTTCTTCAACACCAGCATTGACAATAGCAGCAGCCATGTCTTCAGTAATCAAAGTATCTGGACCTACGATTACTTCACCTGTTGTAGGATTCTTAACTGATTTCTTAGTGTAACGACCTTGAAGACGTTCTTCAAGTGTTTCCGTAACTTCTTTACCATCAGTAATCGCACGGATGAGAAGACCACGGTCTGTTCCACAGTCGTCTTCACGGATGATAACATCTTGGGCAACGTCAACCAAACGACGAGTAAGGTAACCTGAGTCGGCTGTCTTAAGGGCCGTATCGGTCATACCTTTACGCGCACCGTGAGTAGAGAAGAACATTTCCAAAACGCTCAAACCTTCACGGAAGTTTGAAAGGATAGGCAATTCCATGATACGTCCGTTAGGAGCGGCCATCAAACCACGCATACCGGCAAGTTGAGAGAAGTTAGAGATGTTACCACGAGCTCCTGAGTCCATCATCATAACGATTGGGTTCTTAGGATCTTGTGTCTCAATCAGACGTTTTTCAAGGGCTTCTTTCGCTTCACGCCATGTTGTTGTAACAGCAACATAACGGTCATCATCTGTCATCAAACCACGACGGAAGGCCTTGTTAATTTCTTCGACACGGTGGTGAGCAGCATCGATAATTTCTTGTTTGTTATCGATAACTGGGATATCGGCGATACCCACTGTCAAACCAGCAAGTGTTGAGTGGTAATAACCAAGGTCTTTCAAACGGTCAAGGAAGGCTGATGTTTCAGTCGTACGAAGACGTTTGAAGGTTTCAGCGATGATGTTACCAAGATTTTTCTTCTTGAATGGTGCATTAATTTCCAAACTATCAATAACTGTTTGGATATCTTGACCTGGTTCAAGGAAGTACTTATCTGGTGTACTATCTGTCAAGTTCTCATTTGTTGTTTCTTGAAGATATGGAATTTCTGCTGGGATGATTGAGTTAAAGAGGATCTTACCAACAGTTGTAACCAAAATCTTGTGAAGTTGGTTTTCTTTCCAAGGTTTATCAGGCATACTGTCTACTGCGATACCGACACGGCTATGCAAGTGAACATAACCATTACGATAAGCCATAACTGCCTCATCAATATCCTTGAAGACCATACCTTCACCCTCACGGCCTTCTTCTTCCATAGTCAAGTAGTAGTTACCAAGAACCATATCCTGAGATGGCGTTACGACCGGTTTACCGTCTTTAGGGTTAAGGATGTGTTCAGCCGCAAGAAGGAGCAAACGTGCTTCAGCTTGAGCTTCTTCAGACAATGGAACGTGGATGGCCATTTGGTCACCGTCAAAGTCGGCATTGTAGGCCTCACATACCAATGGGTGAAGACGAAGGGCCTTACCATCAATCAAGACTGGTTCAAAGGCCTGGATCCCCAAACGGTGGAGGGTAGGTGCGCGGTTAAGAAGTACTGGGTGTTCCTTGATAACATCTTCAAGAATATCCCAAATACGTTCATCGCCACGTTCAACCATACGTTTAGCGGCTTTCACGTTACCCGCGTATTCACGCGCAACGATTTCACGCATTACAAATGGTTTGAAAAGTTCGATGGCCATCAAACGTGGCACACCACATTGATACATTTTAAGTGTTGGACCAACGGCGATAACGGAACGTCCAGAGAAGTCAACACGTTTACCAAGCAAGTTTTGACGGAAACGACCTTGTTTACCTTTAAGCATGTGGCTCAAAGATTTAAGTGGACGACTACCTGGTCCAGTAATTGGACGACCACGACGTCCATTATCGATAAGGGCATCTACCGCTTCTTGCAACATACGTTTTTCGTTTTGCACGATGATACCTGGAGCATTCAATTCAAGCAAACGAGCCAAACGGTTGTTACGGTTGATAACACGACGATAAAGATCGTTCAAGTCAGATGCCGCAAAGCGTCCACCATCCAATTGAACCATTGGACGAAGGTCTGGTGGCAATACTGGCAAAATGTTAAGAACCATCCATTCTGGTTTGTTACCAGACTTATAG
Above is a window of Streptococcus salivarius DNA encoding:
- the rpoC gene encoding DNA-directed RNA polymerase subunit beta', encoding MVDVNRFKSMQITLASPTKVRSWSYGEVKKPETINYRTLKPEREGLFDEVIFGPTKDWECACGKYKRIRYKGIVCDRCGVEVTRAKVRRERMGHIELKAPVSHIWYFKGIPSRMGLTLDMSPRALEEVIYFAAYVVIDPKETPLEPKSLLTEREYREKLQEYGHGSFVAKMGAEAIQDLLKQVDLEAEIAELKEELKTATGQKRVKAVRRLDVLDAFYKSGNKPEWMVLNILPVLPPDLRPMVQLDGGRFAASDLNDLYRRVINRNNRLARLLELNAPGIIVQNEKRMLQEAVDALIDNGRRGRPITGPGSRPLKSLSHMLKGKQGRFRQNLLGKRVDFSGRSVIAVGPTLKMYQCGVPRLMAIELFKPFVMREIVAREYAGNVKAAKRMVERGDERIWDILEDVIKEHPVLLNRAPTLHRLGIQAFEPVLIDGKALRLHPLVCEAYNADFDGDQMAIHVPLSEEAQAEARLLLLAAEHILNPKDGKPVVTPSQDMVLGNYYLTMEEEGREGEGMVFKDIDEAVMAYRNGYVHLHSRVGIAVDSMPDKPWKENQLHKILVTTVGKILFNSIIPAEIPYLQETTNENLTDSTPDKYFLEPGQDIQTVIDSLEINAPFKKKNLGNIIAETFKRLRTTETSAFLDRLKDLGYYHSTLAGLTVGIADIPVIDNKQEIIDAAHHRVEEINKAFRRGLMTDDDRYVAVTTTWREAKEALEKRLIETQDPKNPIVMMMDSGARGNISNFSQLAGMRGLMAAPNGRIMELPILSNFREGLSVLEMFFSTHGARKGMTDTALKTADSGYLTRRLVDVAQDVIIREDDCGTDRGLLIRAITDGKEVTETLEERLQGRYTKKSVKNPTTGEVIVGPDTLITEDMAAAIVNAGVEEVTIRSVFTCNTRHGVCRHCYGINLATGDAVEVGEAVGTIAAQSIGEPGTQLTMRTFHTGGVASNTDITQGLPRIQEIFEARNPKGEAVITEVKGTVIEIEEDAATRTKKVFVQGKTGMGEYVVPFTARMKVEVGDEVHRGAALTEGSIQPKRLLEVRDTLSVETYLLAEVQKVYRSQGVEIGDKHVEVMVRQMLRKVRVMDPGDTDLLPGTLMDISDFTDANKDIVISGGVPATSRPVLLGITKASLETNSFLSAASFQETTRVLTDAAIRGKKDHLLGLKENVIIGKTIPAGTGMARYRNIEPLSVNEVEVIENIAVDEAIVESSED